The window TTAATCGTAGTTTGGACCTTCGTCTGGATACTGTTACGCCTGATCAGTAATGTCGAAGCCGGTATATTACCTAAAGCGAAAGATACCACCACCATCAATGCTATTTCTAAGATACTGCGTTTGATCGTAATGGTCATTGGTGGCTTAGTGATGATGCAGAACCTAGGTTTGAGTTTGTCGGGTGTGCTGACCTTCGGTGGTGTGGGGGGCTTAATTGTCGGTATGGCCGCAAAAGATATGCTGGCTAACTTCTTCGGTGCCATGATGTTGTATCTGGATCGCCCTTTCAAAGTGGGTGATTGGGTACGCAGCCCAGATCGTCAAATTGAAGGTACGGTTGAGCGCATCGGCTTTAGAATGACGGTTATTCGCACATTTGATAAGCGACCGCTGTATGTGCCTAATTCTGTCTTTAGCTCTATCGTGGTTGAAAACCCTTCACGTATGACGAACCGTCGAATTAAACAAAGTGTCGGGTTACGTTATGAAGATGCGGCTGTGGTGGGCAAAGTGGCGTCTGATATAAAAGCCATGCTATTAAATCATGCCGATATTGATAGTAACCAAACCATGATCGTTTGTTTTGATACGTATGGTGCATCGTCATTGAATATATTGGTGTACACCTTTACCAAAACCGTTAATTGGGTTGAATATCAAGAAGTACAGCAAGATGTGATGCTGAAAATCGTGGATATTGTGCATCGTAACGGTGCTGACTTTGCGTTTCCAACCACAACGTTACACATGCACGATGCCGATATTACAATGAATAGCAGCCAGCCTAATTTAGCCTAGAATAGGAGATTAGGTTTGGTATTCACGCCATAGCCGCGTAAAATGCGCGCAGAACACAAAGGGATGCAAACCGCTATGGTATTGCATCCCTTTTTCATTCCGTGATGATCCAGAGTTTAGGTACAGAAATGGCTAACAAGTTTGATGTTGTAATTATTGGTGCAGGTGCTGCAGGGTTAATGTGTGCGGCAGAAGCAGGCAAACGAGGTCGTTCTGTGCTGGTGGTTGATCACGCAAAGAAGCCAGGGCGTAAAATCCTGATCTCTGGTGGCGGTCGCTGTAACTTTACTAACTATGATGTGACAGCCAGTAATTTTGTGTGTCGTAATCCACATTTTGCAAAATCAGCCTTATCGCAATATACCCAGTGGGATTTTATCGCGATGATTGCGAAACATAATATTGCTTACGAAGAGCGCTCGCACGGGCAGCTATTCTGTGACGATTCAGCCAAAGAAATTGTGCAAATGCTATTAGCTGAATGTGATTTACCAACAGTTGAACAGCGTTATCGTTGTGATGTGCATGATATTACTAAAATCGACTCAGGCTTTAGCTTAAAGCTGAATACCGATACGGTTGAATGTGAGTCTTTAGTGATTGCGACGGGTGGTTTATCTATGCCTAAGCTGGGTGCAACGCCTTTTGGTTATCAGGTTGCAGAGCAATTTGGGTTGAAAATGGTGCCTACCAGCGCAGGTTTAGTGCCTTTCACCTTGCATAAAGAAGAAAAAGAAGCGTTTGCTGAATTGTCTGGTATTGCGGTTCCAGTGACGATTGAAGCGGAAGACGGTACTTATTTCAAAGAAAGTTTACTGTTTACTCACCGTGGTTTGTCTGGTCCGGTTATTTTACAGATTTCATCGTACTGGACGCCGGGTCAGAAAGTGACAATTAACTTGCTGCCTGATGTATCGTTGAGCGACACTTTAAATACGATGCGAGCAAGTAATCCGAACCAAAGCTTAAAAACGGCGCTGTCGCGTTTATTGCCTAAGCGCTTAATTGAAGTGCTTATTGAGCGTGGTGACATCACCGATAAGCCATTGAAGCAATATAATGAGAAAGAGGTCGCAAGCCTCGATACGTATTTCCACTCGTGGTTTATTGCTCCAAATGGCACGGAAGGCTACCGCACTGCTGAAGTTACATTAGGTGGCGTGGATACTAATGAACTGTCATCAAAAACGATGGAAGCTAAACAGGTTCCGAGCTTGTACTTTGTTGGCGAAGTGATGGATGTGAGCGGTTGGTTGGGAGGTTACAACTTCCAATGGGCATGGAGTTCAGGTTATGTTGCTGGTCAATACGCTTAAATGTAATAAAAGTGGCAAGTTACAAAGGTAAACCTAAAAGCGGCTATTTAGCCGCTTTTTATATATTTATTATTAATTAATCAGGTGTTTGTCTTATTACTGTTTGATAGTAAATTACCGTTTTTTTACCTTGATTTAGCTTAAAGCCTACATTGTTTCGATTTCAGAACTATTCACAAAAAATTGACTCGTAATACCCACAAAAGTGCTTATAATCCGCCGACTTTTTATCCATTTTAATTTTAACGCGGAGTAACGTACAAATGAAAAAGATCGCACTGAAAGCTGTGGCGATGGCTGTATTGGCAACCTCTCTAACCGGTTGTATTGGTCAGATGGGCACCTCACAAATGGTGACCAAAGCAAACTTATCAGCTGTCGATAACCGTTATGGTCGTGCGGGTCTATTTGTTCTGTTAAGCCCGGTATACGGTATTGCTGCAGCAGCCGATTTGTTTATCTTCAACTCAATTGAGTTCTGGACCGGTAAAAACCCTATTACGGGTAAATCACCCGCAGTGGCTGATATGCCTGTTGATGCTATTTTTAAGATCAACAGCAAGTTAGATAAATCAATGACGACTGTGCCGCTAGCAAGCGTGCAGAACAGTAATATTGAAGCGGCTACATTCCGTCAGCTTGACGATTCCACCCTAGAAATGAATGTGTCTTACCAAAATGGTGAAACCGCGCGACTACGTGGTGAGAAAGCTGGCGATAACGTGAACTTCTACTTAGACGGTGAGTTTATTACGACAGTAAGTATTGCAGAGTTAAACCAATACGCTGAAGTACAAGCTTAATCATTACGATTTGGTGAAAACCGTATCATGCAATGAATCAAAAACGGGAGCTTATGCTCCCGTTTTGCTTTTATGGTCAGCCATTTTTATATCATGGCTTGGCGACTAAGCCTTGCCAAAACATCTGGAAAGCCCCGTCTTGATAGCTTGGTTGTTGTGATAATTCTGGCTGTTCAATGAATAAGGTTGTTACGGCTAAATAGTGATAATGGCAATAATTAAGTACTAAAGGTATTGGCAAGCATGCCAATACGCCTTGCTGCTGCCCTTGTTCAACCGCTTCAACCAAAAACGCCATTGATGATGTCATTACATCTTGTTGTTGGCTAATTTTAAATTGTGGGTCGTTGGCAAATTGCTGCAGAAACTGCCATTTTAGTGGGTGACTCATTGCCCATTGAATCGCTTGATGCCAATAGCTTTCAATAGTGGATTTTAAAGCATCCGCTTGATTGTCCGATGAACCAACGTTATCAGCAGTATTTTGGCTAATGGACTGACTCAATTCATCTTTGATCGAACGGTATAGTGTCACCACCAATTCTTGTTTATTCGAAAAATGATGGAATAGCGTGCCCGTTGCCACGTTAGCTTGCTTGGCAATTTTCGCTGTTGCTGTTGCCTGAATCCCCTGTTCGACAAAGAGCAACAGGGCCGCATCCAAAATTTGCTGTTTCTTTTCTGTAACCATAAACAGATTAAATTCCCAAATTTATCGAAGGAAGAAAGCTAACATCAGCTTTTGTATCCAGCCACCATAAGGTGGGGTCACTAATTTAGCGGTATTTGTTTTACCGCGGCTCAAAATTGTTTTCGCTTTCGAGAACGTTAAGAACCCTTCTTTACCGTGATAATGCCCCATACCGGAAGGACCGATACCACCAAATGGTGCATCATCGGCAGCAACGTGGAAGACTGACTCGTTAATGCACACTCCACCTGAATGGGTGGTGGTTTTAATGCGTTGTTGCAGCTCTGCATCAAAACTCATTAGGTATAACGCCAGCGGACGAGGACGTTGCTGAATATAGTCCAATGCCTGATCAATTGTTTTATAGGGCACGATTGGCAATATTGGACCAAATATTTCATCTTGCATGACGGTCATATCATCATTGGTATTTAACAAGACATGGGTGACCATACGATGTTGCTGATCATCACGACTATTTTCATGGCAAGGGATCACCGTCGCGCCTTTGCTTTGGGCATCTTCAAGCCAAGCGGTTAAGCGTTGGTACTGGCGCTGATTAATCACCGACGTAAAGTCTTTATTATTCGTACCCTTTGGATACATCTTATTAAATTGCTTTTTGTACTCTGCAACAAAATCGTCCACTTTATCTTCAGGAACTAATGTGTAATCAGGGGCGACACAAATCTGCCCGCCATTGAGGCTTTTGCCGTAAATCATCCGCTCAACCGCGACATTCAATGGTATATCGGGGGCAATAATGGTGGGTGATTTGCCACCTAGCTCGAGTGTGACTGGAGTGAGGTTATCAGCTGCTGCGCGCATAACATGGCGCCCAACGGTCGTTGAACCGGTGAAAATCAGGTGATCAAACGGTAATGCAGTAAATGCAGCGGCGATATCGGCTTCACCTTCAAAAACCGCCACGTGTTTGTTATCAAATGCCGATGCCAGCAATTCACGCAGTACGATGTTGGTTGCTGGGGTGAATTCACTGAGCTTAATCATGGCGCGGTTACCCGCCGCTAAGGCGGTGATTAATGGCCCAAGGCTGAGCATTACTGGGAAATTCCACGGTACCACAATCCCGATCACCCCAAGCGGTTGATACACCACTTCCACTTTGGCTGGTGCCAGCAATAAACCCGCATGGCGCTTCGAGGGTTTCATCCATTTTTTTAGGTGTTTAATGGTGTAGTTAATGTTCATGACGCAGGGCAGTACATCAGCCATTAGGCTGTCTTGGTGGCTACGTTGTCCGTAATCTTGATTCAGTGCCTCACACAGTGCTGTTTTGTTGGCTAACAAGGCTTTTTTAAGCGCCTTTAGCTGGGTGATTCGTTCAGCATAGTCTGGCATTGGGTGAGCAGAATAACTCGCACGTTGTTCGTGTAATGTATTTTGCATTGCCGAGATGTCTAATTTGGTGACGACGTTTTCTGCTACTGTCATTGATATTGCCTCATGAGTGATTGGTCACAAAGATCCTGAATATTTTGATGCCGTGTCGAAACAATACCCGTCACCGACTGATTAGTCGGTTTTAGTATAGTGCATTTAACGTGCGATGCAAATTTGTACAATAATCGTCGCGGTTGTAGTAACTCAGTGTTTAGTATGACCACTTTTCTCTGCATGAAAAACATCCATAAAGGCACTGAAATATTGCTCTAGTTCGGCGGCTTGTCGTGGCTGGTCCATCAGTGACAGCAATTCGATGCCAGCTTCGCAGGTACATAGATTTCCAGCCTGCTGATTACGGCGTAGCTGATACTCAGATGTGGAATTTGGCGTTAGGCTTACTCGTGGCAGCGCGGCTAACCATGGGCTTTTACGTACCATTTTTCGTGCTTCTTGCCAGGTCGCATCAAGAATGACAAATAAAGGTATTTTCTGAACCGTTGGCTGAAAATCACTGGCAGGGTGGTTCTCATCACTAGGAAATAATAACCAAGGGTCAAATTGAGGGTCAGTTAATTGCTGAATAAGCTCGCTCGGAGGAGTCACCCGATCCCAGATAACCCGGCGGCAATGAGGTAGGGTACGTTCCATTAAGACCCCGGTATTGGTGTCTTTATTCAGCTCTTTGGGGTGAGTCAGTAATACAAAATGCGCAGCACTGGTGAGTGATTGGGGTTCAGCATGGCAAATACAGTTGTGTTGGAAACCACAGCGCGGGCAAGGCATAAACGTTCTCTTTAAATAAAAATGACATAACGAAAACGGGAAGCGGCTCCACTTCCCGAAGGTAACCGCAATATTATATCAAGCCACACATGTATTGCTTGAATCCAGCTTTATTGTTTCTCGAGCTGCAAACCGTTACTGCCAAGGCTATACGTTTGGCCGTTCACCACTTCTTCTGTGGTGATTAGCGTATTGCCGTCTAACGTAAAGAAACGTTCACCATTTAAACGGCGCCCTTGATGGCGGGTCATCATGACTTGCACTGTATCTTGACTGGCTTGTTGCCAGAATCCTGTTTCAACAAGGCTATTATCACCATTCGTATAGGCGTACGTTGTGGTCGCTGAATGATCCGGGTTAAGTACTAAGGTGGTGGTTAAACCTGTATTTTTGGTGGCTTGAGCACTACTTTGATATTCGCCAATCCAGTTTAGGGTGACATCGGTAGCGCCAATAGTTGCACAGCCTTTGAATTGCTTACCTTGCCACTCTAATGTGGATTGCCAACCAAACAATGCATCGCTCATGGTATCGTTACATTGTGCTTTGGTTAGGGTCAGGTTGAAATCGCTGCCTGTATATTGCTGTTTACCTGAGATTGATGATGTTGAGGTAATTGCTTGGCTTTGGCGCTCTTTACCCATTTGAATTAAGGTAACTTGTTTGTTTTTGATTTCAGCCGCCCAGCCTGGTTCGTTACCAAAGGCGCGTGTCGTATGCGGTTGTTGTTTGCAGCCGCCACTCATTTCTGCAGAAATCATGTTGATTTGCTTTACTGTAAAGCGACCATCGTAGCTAGTGGCAAAGCCTTCTGCAGGGGCGGGCTCTAAGAAGCCAATCATTTCAGCATACATAGCTTGGTAGCCGTTTTGGGTGATTTTTTCAAGCGCAGAACGGTCCGATATTGCTGTTGTTAGCCAATATTGTTGTGTGCTACCGCAAGGTTGAATGCTATTACTTTCATGACCGAGCGTCACCATGCCTCGCATCATAAAGGCTTGTACTTTTCCGCTATCATTGGTCTGAGTATTTGCATTAACTGTGTCTGTATTTGCGGTCGTTGTTGAAATGCTGCCGAGTTGCGTTTCTTCTTTGGGTGGTGTGAGATCGATCATGCCTGATGTGGATGACGAAGGGGTAGATGTCGAGCAACCCGTTAAGGCAATAAGAGCGGCAATAGGTAACGCTGTTCGCATCCGTGGATGTGTCATGCAAATCCCTCTTCATGTTAGGCTTAAGTGAAAGTACTTTATATTACAACGAGAATGATGATGGGCTATTGGTTATTTAAAACAGAACCAGAGACCTTTTCCATAGACACCTTAAAGCAGCAAAAAGTTTCGTGTTGGGAAGGGGTTCGTAACTATCAGGCACGCAATATGATGCGTGATCAGGTTAAATTAGGCGATCAGATCTTTATTTATCATTCATCGTGTAAAGATGTGGGGGTGGCTGGTATTGCGACCGTCGTGAAAGAAGCCTATCCCGATCATTTCCAATTCGACCCGACCTGCCCGTATTTTGATCCTAAATCCGAACCTGAAAATCCTCGCTGGATCATGGTCGATGTGGAATATCAGCGCCATTTACGGCTTGTTTCACTAAAGCGAATGAAAGCCAACCCGCTGTTAGAAGAAATGCCTTTGGTGAAACGGGGTAATCGATTGAGCATTATGCCAGTGACTGAAGCGCAGTGGCAGGCAATATTACAGATGACAGGGCAGTTCTAACCATCGATTTACTACAACAATGATCAAAAAAGCTGCGTTGGCAGCCTTTTTATATGATGCAATTTACCGTAAAAAGATGCTTATAACAGGTTATCAGCTAAGTAATGCGCCACGGCTTCATCAGCACAAGAGCCGATAACTTCATTATTGGGCAAGGCTTTTTTCACTTTATCGTGAGAGGTTTCCATCACTAACCCTTTACCTGCCATTGCAAGCATTTCGGCATCATTCATGCCATCGCCAAATGCGAGGCAGTCTTGCAATGCATAGCCTTTTTCTTTCGCAACCGCTTCTAGCGCATGACCTTTTGATACGCCAGCATCCATCACTTCTAAGCACCAAGGGGTCGAGAATGCGATATTGGCACGGCTGCCAAAATGTTCATTAAGGCGATCTTCCCATTCAACCAGCTTGTCATGATCGCGGTCATCACGGGTAAAGAATATTTTCGCAACACCGTCTAATGGTGGATTTTCAACATCAAAAAGCTGGTAACTAAACGTATCATGAAAGTCGCTTAGCGATTTATCTTCCATATTTAATAACCAATCGTCGTTGCGATAGATATGGATCTTGAGTGCAGGATCCGTTTTGGTTAATGCAATCACGCCTGCGATGACTTCTGCTTGAACATTTTGTTGGAAGATCAAGTCGCCTTTACAATTATGCACACGTGCACCATTAGAGGTGATCATGTACGCAGGAATACCGATATGTTCACGCATACCTGCAACATCAATATGGTGGCGGCCTGTGGCGAACACAAAATCTTTACCTTGCTGGTGTAAGCGGTTTAAGACGTCTTTAGTGAATGGCGCAATTTTGTGGTCAGGAGTGAGTAGCGTACCGTCTAGATCTGAAGCAACAATCTTGTACATGAATATTCTCGCAATGAAAACAGGGGTCAGATACACATAATAACCTCTGTACCTGATTGGTATGATGAATTCTAAACCAGTTTACGTCAGAAAAAA is drawn from Photobacterium profundum SS9 and contains these coding sequences:
- a CDS encoding mechanosensitive ion channel family protein; translated protein: MTRFIQWWSSLEQGVNHDWMYNVGLLLALSAILWGGWLLVTRRLSLIAENTRLIWDDALVSAVRRPVSWLIWLWPAVLSLGIVIDNTTSYPTTFLAVVRHLIVVWTFVWILLRLISNVEAGILPKAKDTTTINAISKILRLIVMVIGGLVMMQNLGLSLSGVLTFGGVGGLIVGMAAKDMLANFFGAMMLYLDRPFKVGDWVRSPDRQIEGTVERIGFRMTVIRTFDKRPLYVPNSVFSSIVVENPSRMTNRRIKQSVGLRYEDAAVVGKVASDIKAMLLNHADIDSNQTMIVCFDTYGASSLNILVYTFTKTVNWVEYQEVQQDVMLKIVDIVHRNGADFAFPTTTLHMHDADITMNSSQPNLA
- a CDS encoding NAD(P)/FAD-dependent oxidoreductase, which translates into the protein MANKFDVVIIGAGAAGLMCAAEAGKRGRSVLVVDHAKKPGRKILISGGGRCNFTNYDVTASNFVCRNPHFAKSALSQYTQWDFIAMIAKHNIAYEERSHGQLFCDDSAKEIVQMLLAECDLPTVEQRYRCDVHDITKIDSGFSLKLNTDTVECESLVIATGGLSMPKLGATPFGYQVAEQFGLKMVPTSAGLVPFTLHKEEKEAFAELSGIAVPVTIEAEDGTYFKESLLFTHRGLSGPVILQISSYWTPGQKVTINLLPDVSLSDTLNTMRASNPNQSLKTALSRLLPKRLIEVLIERGDITDKPLKQYNEKEVASLDTYFHSWFIAPNGTEGYRTAEVTLGGVDTNELSSKTMEAKQVPSLYFVGEVMDVSGWLGGYNFQWAWSSGYVAGQYA
- a CDS encoding DUF3332 domain-containing protein, whose translation is MKKIALKAVAMAVLATSLTGCIGQMGTSQMVTKANLSAVDNRYGRAGLFVLLSPVYGIAAAADLFIFNSIEFWTGKNPITGKSPAVADMPVDAIFKINSKLDKSMTTVPLASVQNSNIEAATFRQLDDSTLEMNVSYQNGETARLRGEKAGDNVNFYLDGEFITTVSIAELNQYAEVQA
- a CDS encoding TetR/AcrR family transcriptional regulator; its protein translation is MVTEKKQQILDAALLLFVEQGIQATATAKIAKQANVATGTLFHHFSNKQELVVTLYRSIKDELSQSISQNTADNVGSSDNQADALKSTIESYWHQAIQWAMSHPLKWQFLQQFANDPQFKISQQQDVMTSSMAFLVEAVEQGQQQGVLACLPIPLVLNYCHYHYLAVTTLFIEQPELSQQPSYQDGAFQMFWQGLVAKP
- a CDS encoding coniferyl aldehyde dehydrogenase, encoding MTVAENVVTKLDISAMQNTLHEQRASYSAHPMPDYAERITQLKALKKALLANKTALCEALNQDYGQRSHQDSLMADVLPCVMNINYTIKHLKKWMKPSKRHAGLLLAPAKVEVVYQPLGVIGIVVPWNFPVMLSLGPLITALAAGNRAMIKLSEFTPATNIVLRELLASAFDNKHVAVFEGEADIAAAFTALPFDHLIFTGSTTVGRHVMRAAADNLTPVTLELGGKSPTIIAPDIPLNVAVERMIYGKSLNGGQICVAPDYTLVPEDKVDDFVAEYKKQFNKMYPKGTNNKDFTSVINQRQYQRLTAWLEDAQSKGATVIPCHENSRDDQQHRMVTHVLLNTNDDMTVMQDEIFGPILPIVPYKTIDQALDYIQQRPRPLALYLMSFDAELQQRIKTTTHSGGVCINESVFHVAADDAPFGGIGPSGMGHYHGKEGFLTFSKAKTILSRGKTNTAKLVTPPYGGWIQKLMLAFFLR
- a CDS encoding tRNA-uridine aminocarboxypropyltransferase; translation: MPCPRCGFQHNCICHAEPQSLTSAAHFVLLTHPKELNKDTNTGVLMERTLPHCRRVIWDRVTPPSELIQQLTDPQFDPWLLFPSDENHPASDFQPTVQKIPLFVILDATWQEARKMVRKSPWLAALPRVSLTPNSTSEYQLRRNQQAGNLCTCEAGIELLSLMDQPRQAAELEQYFSAFMDVFHAEKSGHTKH
- a CDS encoding COG3650 family protein is translated as MTHPRMRTALPIAALIALTGCSTSTPSSSTSGMIDLTPPKEETQLGSISTTTANTDTVNANTQTNDSGKVQAFMMRGMVTLGHESNSIQPCGSTQQYWLTTAISDRSALEKITQNGYQAMYAEMIGFLEPAPAEGFATSYDGRFTVKQINMISAEMSGGCKQQPHTTRAFGNEPGWAAEIKNKQVTLIQMGKERQSQAITSTSSISGKQQYTGSDFNLTLTKAQCNDTMSDALFGWQSTLEWQGKQFKGCATIGATDVTLNWIGEYQSSAQATKNTGLTTTLVLNPDHSATTTYAYTNGDNSLVETGFWQQASQDTVQVMMTRHQGRRLNGERFFTLDGNTLITTEEVVNGQTYSLGSNGLQLEKQ
- a CDS encoding EVE domain-containing protein translates to MGYWLFKTEPETFSIDTLKQQKVSCWEGVRNYQARNMMRDQVKLGDQIFIYHSSCKDVGVAGIATVVKEAYPDHFQFDPTCPYFDPKSEPENPRWIMVDVEYQRHLRLVSLKRMKANPLLEEMPLVKRGNRLSIMPVTEAQWQAILQMTGQF
- a CDS encoding Cof-type HAD-IIB family hydrolase — encoded protein: MYKIVASDLDGTLLTPDHKIAPFTKDVLNRLHQQGKDFVFATGRHHIDVAGMREHIGIPAYMITSNGARVHNCKGDLIFQQNVQAEVIAGVIALTKTDPALKIHIYRNDDWLLNMEDKSLSDFHDTFSYQLFDVENPPLDGVAKIFFTRDDRDHDKLVEWEDRLNEHFGSRANIAFSTPWCLEVMDAGVSKGHALEAVAKEKGYALQDCLAFGDGMNDAEMLAMAGKGLVMETSHDKVKKALPNNEVIGSCADEAVAHYLADNLL